The following proteins are encoded in a genomic region of Archaeoglobaceae archaeon:
- a CDS encoding 50S ribosomal protein L32e produces MKALLRLRRRLKSRKPEFRRYCWDRKLKLRRKSWRKPRGLDNAMRLEYGGKWSGRKRVKVGFKSPTAVRGLHPSGYEDVLVYNPKDLEKLDPKRQAVRIASCVGLRKRLEIEKKANEMGLKILNPSR; encoded by the coding sequence ATGAAGGCACTTTTAAGGCTCAGAAGGAGATTAAAATCAAGAAAACCCGAATTCAGAAGATACTGCTGGGATCGAAAGCTAAAGCTTAGAAGAAAAAGTTGGAGGAAGCCAAGAGGCCTGGACAATGCAATGCGTCTCGAATATGGTGGCAAGTGGTCAGGAAGAAAAAGGGTAAAGGTTGGATTCAAGTCCCCAACAGCGGTTCGTGGATTGCATCCCAGCGGTTATGAGGACGTTCTTGTTTACAATCCAAAGGATCTGGAAAAACTGGATCCAAAAAGGCAGGCAGTAAGGATTGCAAGTTGTGTAGGGCTCAGAAAAAGACTGGAAATTGAAAAAAAGGCAAATGAAATGGGATTGAAAATACTAAATCCCTCAAGGTGA
- a CDS encoding 30S ribosomal protein S4e gives MHQKRLSAPKTYKIPRKAGKWVIRVSPGPHDKTAIPLAVVLRDLLQLADTAREARKIISAGEVLVDGVVRRDYRFPVGLFDVVSILKLDQSYRVLFDEKGRYVLKEIEDSDRKLYKITNKTVVKGGKIQLNLFDGSNILGTNEYKTKDSILLKIPEKQILDHLKFEEGAMIMIIGGTHAGEIGRVKSYKIVRGSGSNLVTVETPVGEITTIEDYVFVVGKKGSDKPVIDLGV, from the coding sequence ATGCATCAAAAGAGACTTTCTGCACCAAAAACTTACAAAATACCAAGAAAGGCCGGAAAATGGGTAATAAGGGTATCACCAGGGCCGCATGATAAAACTGCAATTCCTCTTGCAGTAGTTCTTAGAGATCTTCTGCAACTTGCAGATACGGCAAGAGAGGCCCGTAAGATAATTTCTGCCGGTGAAGTTCTTGTAGATGGGGTTGTTAGGCGAGACTACAGATTCCCTGTTGGATTATTTGATGTTGTAAGCATACTCAAGCTTGATCAGAGCTATAGGGTGCTCTTTGACGAAAAAGGCAGGTATGTCTTGAAAGAAATTGAGGATAGTGATAGAAAGCTCTACAAGATCACAAATAAGACGGTTGTTAAGGGCGGAAAAATACAGCTGAATCTCTTTGATGGCTCCAATATTCTTGGAACAAATGAATACAAAACGAAAGATAGCATTCTGCTTAAAATTCCTGAAAAGCAAATTCTCGATCACTTGAAATTTGAAGAAGGGGCAATGATAATGATCATTGGTGGAACTCATGCAGGTGAAATTGGAAGAGTTAAGAGCTACAAGATTGTCAGGGGTTCCGGATCGAACTTAGTAACAGTAGAGACACCAGTGGGTGAGATAACTACGATTGAAGACTACGTATTTGTGGTTGGTAAAAAGGGCAGTGACAAACCCGTAATTGATTTAGGGGTGTAA
- a CDS encoding 50S ribosomal protein L23, translating into MLIKHFLVTEKTTSELEKNVLTAIVDLRAKKKDIKKEIEKLFGVEVERVNTLITPKGEKKAYIKLKPDYSAEEILSKLGVF; encoded by the coding sequence ATGCTGATAAAGCATTTTCTTGTTACTGAAAAAACAACATCAGAGCTGGAAAAAAATGTGCTAACTGCAATTGTAGATTTAAGGGCAAAAAAGAAGGATATTAAGAAGGAGATCGAAAAACTTTTTGGAGTTGAAGTTGAAAGAGTGAACACACTAATCACTCCAAAAGGTGAGAAGAAGGCTTACATAAAACTAAAGCCAGATTATTCGGCAGAAGAAATACTTTCAAAATTGGGCGTGTTCTGA
- a CDS encoding 30S ribosomal protein S3 yields MAVERKFVQDKVKKMMVKEWIKEEVKSAGFGGIDILRTPLGTQVTLFVERPGIVIGKGGRRIKMITEKLKEFGLDNPQVSVDEVEKPEFNAQLMASLLARALERGWYFRRAGYRFLYRIMEAGAKGCEIEIGGKLVSERARKEKFLAGTIVHTGDPAYTAVRKGFDIAVKKLGVLGVTVRIIPPDVKLPDEFEIRGVSNENEGNKGNEQRGDGEKAEGAGN; encoded by the coding sequence ATGGCGGTTGAGAGAAAGTTCGTTCAAGACAAAGTCAAAAAGATGATGGTAAAGGAGTGGATTAAAGAAGAGGTCAAAAGTGCTGGGTTTGGTGGAATCGACATACTCCGAACACCGCTTGGAACTCAAGTAACTCTTTTCGTGGAACGTCCGGGAATCGTAATTGGAAAAGGAGGAAGGAGGATAAAGATGATCACGGAAAAGCTAAAGGAATTTGGACTTGATAATCCTCAGGTTAGCGTTGATGAAGTCGAAAAACCGGAATTCAATGCTCAGTTAATGGCTTCTTTACTTGCAAGAGCCCTTGAAAGGGGCTGGTATTTCCGCAGGGCAGGATATAGGTTCCTTTACAGGATCATGGAAGCAGGAGCAAAGGGATGCGAAATTGAAATTGGTGGAAAGCTCGTAAGCGAGAGGGCGAGGAAAGAAAAATTCCTTGCCGGGACCATAGTTCACACCGGCGATCCTGCTTACACCGCTGTCAGAAAGGGTTTTGATATAGCAGTAAAGAAACTTGGTGTTCTCGGAGTTACTGTGCGGATAATTCCTCCCGATGTTAAGCTTCCGGATGAGTTTGAGATAAGAGGTGTTTCGAATGAAAATGAGGGAAATAAGGGAAATGAGCAAAGAGGAGATGGAGAAAAAGCTGAAGGAGCTGGAAATTGA
- a CDS encoding 50S ribosomal protein L6: MSTEYSSLIKIPDGIEIQIEGDPIKGYIVRAKGPLGENSKFLKFRDVFIEKTSDGIRIYTPVNKSKYRAVVGTYTAHINNLIKGVKEGFEYKLKAVYAHFPVKLRVSGDEVIIENFLGETSPRRAKIVGRAKVEIKGQEITVKGVDIEECGLTAANLERATKIRNKDRRVFQDGIYIVKKP, translated from the coding sequence ATGTCTACTGAATACTCCTCATTGATCAAGATCCCTGATGGGATTGAGATTCAGATCGAAGGTGACCCCATTAAGGGATACATTGTAAGAGCAAAAGGTCCATTGGGAGAAAATAGCAAGTTCCTGAAGTTCAGAGATGTGTTTATCGAGAAGACCAGCGATGGAATAAGGATTTACACCCCGGTTAACAAGTCGAAATACAGAGCAGTTGTTGGCACCTACACTGCGCACATTAACAATCTCATCAAGGGAGTTAAAGAAGGTTTTGAGTATAAATTAAAGGCTGTTTATGCTCATTTTCCTGTTAAACTCAGAGTTTCAGGAGATGAAGTTATAATAGAAAACTTTCTCGGAGAGACTTCACCAAGGAGAGCAAAGATAGTGGGAAGGGCAAAAGTGGAGATAAAAGGTCAGGAGATAACTGTAAAGGGAGTTGATATAGAGGAGTGTGGGCTAACTGCGGCGAACCTCGAAAGGGCGACAAAAATCCGTAATAAGGACCGCAGGGTATTTCAGGATGGAATTTACATCGTAAAGAAACCATAA
- a CDS encoding 50S ribosomal protein L5 → MLEVAKKENPMREILLEKVVINIGVGESGERLQKAEKMLSTLVSQKPATTIAKKTIKNFGIRKKEKIGLKVTLRGEKAMEFLKKALKVKEMKLSKRSINAGNFSFGIAEHIDLPGVEYDPDIGVFGMDVCVVLKRRGYRVAERRIRNSKVGSSHRITKEDTIRWLESLGVVVE, encoded by the coding sequence ATGCTAGAAGTTGCAAAGAAAGAAAATCCAATGAGAGAAATATTGCTTGAGAAAGTAGTCATAAATATAGGAGTTGGCGAAAGCGGTGAGAGGCTTCAGAAGGCTGAAAAAATGCTCTCAACCTTAGTTTCTCAGAAACCCGCAACGACCATCGCAAAAAAGACAATCAAGAATTTTGGAATAAGAAAGAAAGAGAAGATAGGGCTTAAGGTTACCTTAAGAGGAGAAAAAGCGATGGAATTTCTCAAGAAGGCTTTGAAGGTCAAGGAAATGAAGCTAAGTAAAAGATCGATAAATGCGGGTAATTTTTCATTTGGCATTGCAGAGCATATAGATCTTCCCGGAGTGGAATACGATCCAGATATTGGTGTTTTTGGAATGGACGTTTGTGTCGTCCTAAAGAGAAGAGGATATAGGGTTGCTGAAAGAAGAATAAGGAACAGTAAAGTTGGTAGTTCTCATAGAATAACGAAAGAAGACACCATTCGATGGCTTGAAAGTTTAGGGGTGGTAGTGGAATGA
- the rpl4p gene encoding 50S ribosomal protein L4, producing the protein MKASVLNLKGEIVEEIDLPEFFEEEFRPDIIKKAVLSIQSHRRQPYGPNPLSGVNYAWENWGPGHGYARVPRWKLGLRAVVVPQAVGGREAHPPKVQKKWGEKINKKEMRKALRSAISATAIEEIVRARNHVFEGKLPKIVVDEFESLSKTKDVVAVLKAIGVYGDVERAKERKRQRAGLGKMRGRRYVAKKSILIVVGEDKGILKSAKSLPGVDAVLAKDLNVELLAPGCHPGRLVVWTKSAIKVLGERLC; encoded by the coding sequence ATGAAGGCCAGCGTTTTAAATCTAAAAGGAGAAATTGTAGAAGAGATTGACTTGCCTGAGTTCTTCGAAGAGGAATTTAGACCGGATATCATTAAGAAGGCAGTGCTCTCAATTCAATCCCATCGCAGGCAACCTTACGGACCAAATCCGTTGAGTGGCGTTAATTATGCATGGGAGAACTGGGGTCCGGGGCATGGATATGCGAGAGTTCCGAGATGGAAGCTCGGTTTAAGAGCAGTCGTTGTTCCACAGGCTGTAGGTGGAAGAGAAGCTCATCCACCCAAGGTTCAGAAAAAGTGGGGAGAGAAGATCAATAAGAAGGAAATGAGAAAAGCTCTTCGATCCGCGATTTCTGCTACTGCTATTGAGGAAATCGTTCGTGCAAGAAATCATGTCTTTGAAGGAAAACTTCCAAAAATTGTAGTTGATGAGTTTGAATCTTTAAGCAAAACAAAAGACGTAGTCGCAGTTTTGAAGGCCATCGGGGTTTATGGCGACGTGGAGAGAGCCAAAGAGAGGAAAAGACAGAGAGCAGGGCTTGGGAAGATGCGTGGTAGAAGATATGTGGCAAAAAAGAGCATTTTAATTGTGGTTGGTGAAGATAAAGGGATATTGAAATCTGCAAAAAGTCTGCCAGGTGTCGATGCTGTGTTGGCAAAGGATCTCAATGTTGAATTGCTTGCTCCAGGTTGTCATCCCGGAAGACTTGTGGTCTGGACCAAATCCGCTATAAAAGTTCTGGGTGAGAGATTATGCTGA
- a CDS encoding 50S ribosomal protein L22, with amino-acid sequence MARIKYSYQPQDETKAVRAMGYEVPMSFKKAMEICRALKGKKVPQAIKFLENVIELKVPVPMKKHKKKVAHKNIPGWYAGRYPQKTAKEILKVLNNLKANAEYKGLKPEELTIVHAQAKKGRAIKRYVPRAFGRAVPKVKQLTTVEFVAEVR; translated from the coding sequence ATGGCAAGAATAAAATACTCCTACCAGCCCCAAGATGAAACAAAAGCTGTTAGAGCGATGGGATACGAAGTACCCATGAGCTTTAAAAAAGCAATGGAAATCTGCAGAGCTTTAAAGGGAAAGAAGGTGCCCCAGGCGATAAAGTTTTTAGAAAATGTAATTGAACTCAAGGTTCCTGTGCCCATGAAAAAGCACAAGAAGAAAGTCGCTCATAAAAACATTCCCGGCTGGTATGCGGGAAGGTACCCCCAGAAAACGGCAAAAGAGATTCTTAAAGTCCTAAACAACTTAAAGGCAAATGCAGAGTATAAGGGTCTGAAGCCAGAGGAGCTGACAATTGTTCATGCACAGGCTAAGAAGGGTAGAGCGATAAAGAGATACGTTCCAAGAGCTTTTGGAAGAGCGGTTCCAAAAGTAAAACAGCTGACTACTGTTGAATTTGTAGCCGAGGTGAGATGA
- a CDS encoding 50S ribosomal protein L3, giving the protein MKEHRPKRGSLAFSPRKRAKRIIPRIRSWPECNEVRLQGFAGYKAGMTHVVMIDDRKNSLTYGEEIIIPVTVIETPPMKIAGIRVYKETQYGLKILKEVWANGLDPFLDRRVKIPKKSPEIDALRGIEGDEVRVLTYTQPYLLTGVPKKVPDLMEQRVGGKFEEALEYAISKLGKEVTVSEVFKEGSIVDVSAITKGKGFEGVVKRWGVITMNAKHARSSKGRRVGTLGPWTPHRIRWTVPQYGQMGFHQRLEFNKRIIKIGNNGEEITPKGGFPHYGVVRGNYVLISGTVPGTVKRLVRIRDAIRPPKAEFTGVNLVYVSTSSKQGK; this is encoded by the coding sequence ATGAAAGAGCATAGACCAAAGCGTGGTTCTTTAGCGTTCTCTCCGAGAAAGAGGGCAAAGAGGATTATTCCAAGAATTAGAAGCTGGCCAGAATGCAACGAAGTTCGGCTACAGGGATTTGCGGGCTACAAGGCAGGAATGACGCACGTAGTAATGATTGACGACAGAAAGAACTCTTTGACTTATGGAGAAGAGATTATAATTCCCGTTACAGTCATCGAGACACCTCCCATGAAAATTGCAGGAATTAGAGTTTACAAGGAGACGCAGTATGGTTTAAAGATCCTAAAAGAAGTCTGGGCAAATGGACTTGATCCGTTTTTGGATCGAAGAGTAAAGATTCCCAAAAAATCTCCTGAAATCGATGCTTTGCGGGGAATTGAAGGAGACGAAGTTAGAGTTTTAACTTACACCCAACCTTACCTACTCACAGGCGTGCCAAAAAAAGTGCCAGATCTGATGGAGCAAAGAGTTGGCGGAAAATTTGAGGAAGCCTTAGAGTATGCAATATCCAAGCTGGGTAAGGAAGTGACAGTTTCTGAAGTATTCAAAGAAGGCAGTATCGTGGACGTAAGTGCGATAACGAAGGGGAAGGGGTTTGAAGGAGTGGTTAAGAGATGGGGAGTTATAACCATGAATGCGAAGCATGCAAGAAGCAGTAAAGGCAGAAGAGTCGGAACGCTTGGTCCTTGGACTCCGCACAGGATAAGGTGGACTGTTCCACAGTATGGACAGATGGGTTTTCATCAGAGACTTGAGTTCAACAAGAGAATTATAAAGATTGGAAATAATGGAGAAGAAATAACTCCCAAAGGTGGTTTTCCACATTATGGAGTTGTAAGAGGGAATTATGTTCTAATTTCAGGAACTGTGCCGGGCACTGTAAAGAGACTTGTCAGAATAAGAGATGCAATCAGACCACCAAAAGCGGAGTTTACTGGTGTAAATCTGGTTTATGTAAGCACGAGTTCCAAGCAGGGGAAGTGA
- a CDS encoding 50S ribosomal protein L19e, which produces MNLKIQRRLAAEVLKCGQHRIWFDPDALEEISTASTKEDIRELIEKGVIKKKAVKGICRARINQLRLKKRKGRRSGYGSRKGKKTARMPRKRLWIIRIRAIRRRLKELKRNGQIDKKTYRLLYRKAKGGEFRSVAHLNAYVEEIKR; this is translated from the coding sequence ATGAATCTGAAAATTCAAAGAAGACTTGCAGCAGAAGTGCTCAAGTGTGGTCAGCACAGGATCTGGTTCGATCCTGATGCGCTTGAAGAGATATCCACTGCTTCCACGAAAGAGGACATAAGAGAACTTATAGAAAAAGGAGTTATAAAAAAGAAGGCAGTTAAAGGTATCTGCAGAGCAAGAATAAACCAATTGAGACTCAAGAAAAGAAAGGGCAGGAGATCTGGCTATGGAAGTAGAAAGGGAAAGAAGACTGCAAGAATGCCCAGAAAGAGACTTTGGATTATTAGGATACGAGCGATAAGAAGAAGACTAAAAGAATTAAAGAGAAACGGGCAAATTGACAAAAAGACGTATAGATTGCTCTACAGAAAGGCTAAAGGCGGTGAATTTAGGAGTGTTGCACATCTCAATGCATATGTGGAGGAAATAAAAAGGTGA
- the rpmC gene encoding 50S ribosomal protein L29, with product MEKKLKELEIELLKLRTLVRSGGAVKNPGRIRQIRRDIARLKMLCGK from the coding sequence ATGGAGAAAAAGCTGAAGGAGCTGGAAATTGAATTGCTTAAGCTTCGGACACTGGTTAGAAGTGGAGGGGCGGTCAAAAATCCGGGAAGAATAAGGCAAATAAGACGAGACATTGCAAGGTTGAAGATGCTATGCGGAAAGTGA
- a CDS encoding 50S ribosomal protein L2: MGKRIISQNRGKGTPTYTAPSHKYKADIKHIPFKDETIAAKVVDIVHDPVRNGPIALVRLPDGKEQYVLAVEGIGTGDWIYFGANVEISPGNSTYLKNIPEGTPICNIEAKPGDLGRFVRAGGTFALVLSREEDKVLVQMPSGKLKWFHPMCRATIGVVAGSGRVDKPFVKAGKKFHKMKSKAGKWPRVRGVAMCAVYHPFGGGKHQHVGRPKTVSRNAPPGRKVGSIAARRTGIRR, encoded by the coding sequence ATGGGCAAACGCATAATATCCCAAAATCGCGGAAAAGGAACTCCAACTTACACTGCCCCATCGCACAAATACAAGGCAGATATAAAGCACATTCCGTTCAAAGACGAAACCATTGCAGCTAAAGTTGTGGATATAGTTCACGATCCTGTTAGAAACGGCCCAATTGCACTTGTCAGGCTACCGGATGGTAAAGAGCAATACGTGCTTGCAGTTGAGGGAATCGGAACTGGTGACTGGATTTACTTTGGAGCAAACGTGGAGATCTCACCAGGTAATTCGACATACCTTAAGAATATCCCTGAAGGAACTCCGATTTGCAACATTGAAGCAAAGCCTGGAGATTTGGGGAGGTTTGTAAGAGCAGGTGGAACTTTCGCTTTGGTGCTATCAAGGGAGGAAGACAAGGTTCTTGTTCAAATGCCTTCGGGCAAACTTAAGTGGTTCCATCCAATGTGCAGGGCCACTATAGGTGTTGTTGCGGGCAGTGGTAGAGTTGACAAGCCATTCGTCAAGGCGGGTAAGAAGTTCCACAAAATGAAGAGCAAAGCTGGAAAATGGCCAAGAGTGCGTGGAGTTGCAATGTGTGCAGTTTATCATCCATTTGGCGGTGGAAAGCATCAGCATGTAGGCAGGCCAAAGACTGTGAGCAGAAATGCCCCTCCAGGGAGAAAAGTTGGAAGTATAGCTGCCCGTCGCACGGGAATAAGGAGGTGA
- the rpsS gene encoding 30S ribosomal protein S19 encodes MALKSKVVRTKEFAYRGYTFEEIQKMSLEEFMKLIPSRERRKLKRGLTEQEEILLRKLRKKGTARTHCRDMVILPEMVGKVVFVHNGKDFVRVEIKPEMIGHRLGEFAQTRRFEKHSGPGVGATRSSKFVPLK; translated from the coding sequence ATGGCTCTTAAGAGTAAAGTTGTAAGAACCAAGGAGTTCGCATATCGTGGTTATACATTTGAAGAGATTCAGAAAATGTCGCTTGAAGAATTCATGAAGCTAATTCCTTCAAGAGAGAGGAGAAAACTGAAGAGAGGTCTTACAGAGCAGGAGGAGATACTACTCAGAAAACTTAGAAAAAAGGGGACTGCGAGAACACACTGCAGAGACATGGTAATACTTCCAGAAATGGTGGGCAAAGTAGTTTTTGTTCACAACGGCAAGGATTTCGTGAGGGTAGAGATAAAACCAGAAATGATCGGTCATAGGCTTGGAGAATTTGCCCAGACAAGAAGGTTTGAGAAACACAGCGGTCCTGGAGTTGGTGCAACGAGAAGCAGTAAGTTCGTTCCGCTGAAGTGA
- a CDS encoding 50S ribosomal protein L14: protein MKALKAKIPRALPTGAMLVCADNSGAREVQIISVIGYKGVRRRYPAAGVGDMVVVSVKKGLPEIRKQVHYAVIIRQRKEFRRPNGDRIKFEDNAAVLVNEKGEPKGTEIRGPVAREAAERFAKIATIATTIV from the coding sequence ATGAAGGCATTAAAAGCAAAAATCCCGAGAGCTTTACCCACTGGGGCTATGCTTGTTTGTGCTGACAACAGTGGTGCAAGAGAGGTTCAGATAATCTCCGTAATTGGTTACAAGGGTGTTCGAAGGAGGTATCCTGCTGCTGGTGTAGGTGACATGGTTGTTGTGAGCGTTAAAAAAGGACTGCCTGAAATAAGAAAACAGGTGCACTATGCGGTTATAATAAGACAAAGAAAAGAGTTCAGAAGGCCGAATGGCGATAGAATAAAATTCGAAGACAATGCTGCTGTTCTCGTTAACGAAAAAGGTGAGCCCAAGGGCACAGAAATCAGGGGCCCTGTTGCCAGGGAGGCTGCAGAAAGGTTTGCTAAGATAGCAACAATTGCTACAACCATAGTGTGA
- a CDS encoding putative RNA uridine N3 methyltransferase, whose translation MEKLSVAIPSSALINETDEKIKTYKVGIIGRALAIFRVEEVLIYRDPILDETAFIKEILEYLETPQYLRKELVPLSENLRFVGVIPPLAIPSHKSKHLKIGELREGVVKRVAPDGTRWVDIGVEALAPLRSQDPKGARVTVRVVSKSPLLVEKAEADEYWGYKVRSAELEDVLKRKDAIVTSRKGKIPKPEEIRKGTFVFGNPKEGVFEIMRRMGIDMVVEAWNTIPMQGVRTVRLEEAIFSTLAIVNFFSYWGDSR comes from the coding sequence ATGGAAAAGCTCTCAGTAGCCATACCTTCTTCTGCTCTTATAAACGAGACCGATGAAAAAATAAAGACATACAAGGTCGGAATAATTGGTAGAGCCCTTGCGATATTTAGAGTGGAAGAAGTTTTGATTTATAGGGATCCGATTCTTGACGAGACAGCTTTTATAAAAGAGATCCTGGAATATCTCGAAACCCCACAGTATCTTAGAAAAGAGCTGGTTCCGTTAAGTGAAAATCTCAGATTCGTGGGGGTAATACCCCCACTGGCGATTCCATCTCATAAGTCGAAACATTTAAAAATCGGTGAGTTGAGGGAAGGGGTCGTAAAAAGGGTGGCTCCTGACGGAACGCGATGGGTGGATATAGGTGTTGAGGCCCTTGCGCCTTTGAGATCTCAAGATCCAAAAGGCGCACGCGTCACCGTCAGGGTTGTTTCGAAGTCCCCGTTGCTCGTCGAGAAGGCGGAAGCGGATGAATACTGGGGGTATAAGGTAAGATCCGCAGAACTTGAAGATGTGCTGAAGAGGAAGGATGCGATCGTAACCTCTCGGAAAGGGAAAATTCCCAAACCAGAAGAGATTAGAAAAGGCACCTTTGTCTTCGGTAATCCGAAGGAAGGTGTCTTCGAAATAATGAGGAGGATGGGTATAGATATGGTAGTCGAAGCATGGAACACGATCCCGATGCAGGGGGTAAGGACTGTTCGATTAGAGGAAGCTATATTTAGCACTCTTGCAATTGTCAATTTCTTCTCCTACTGGGGTGATTCGAGATGA
- a CDS encoding ribonuclease P protein subunit produces the protein MRKVKLAELIARDWIGLRVEVIESPNRCEVGIRGEVVDETEKTFKIMTEKGLKIVAKKSRSFRVWYGERVVRVKGDLTAFKPEERIMRGLMLIKRAKGVVL, from the coding sequence ATGCGGAAAGTGAAGCTTGCAGAACTAATTGCGAGAGACTGGATTGGGTTAAGAGTGGAAGTAATTGAAAGCCCAAATAGGTGTGAAGTAGGTATCAGGGGCGAAGTTGTGGATGAAACTGAAAAGACATTCAAAATTATGACTGAAAAAGGTTTAAAAATCGTCGCAAAAAAGAGTAGAAGCTTTAGAGTGTGGTATGGGGAGAGAGTGGTGAGAGTGAAAGGAGATCTTACGGCATTTAAGCCCGAAGAGAGGATAATGAGAGGATTGATGCTAATAAAAAGAGCAAAGGGGGTAGTATTATGA
- a CDS encoding 30S ribosomal protein S8, translating into MAVDTLSAAMIAIKNAEMVGKRVCEIRPASKLIGNVLRVLKNHGYIKSFEFVKENVGGKYVVELTGNINNCGAIRPRFSSKATEYEFYERRFLPARGFGILIVSTTKGVMSQVEAREMGLGGVLLAYVY; encoded by the coding sequence ATGGCGGTTGACACCTTATCTGCTGCGATGATTGCAATAAAAAACGCTGAAATGGTTGGAAAGAGGGTCTGCGAGATAAGACCAGCTTCTAAACTAATAGGCAACGTTCTTAGAGTTCTTAAAAACCATGGATACATAAAAAGCTTCGAATTTGTTAAAGAAAACGTTGGAGGTAAATACGTTGTCGAGCTTACCGGGAATATAAACAACTGCGGTGCTATTAGGCCAAGATTTTCATCAAAAGCAACTGAATACGAATTCTATGAAAGAAGATTCCTACCGGCCAGAGGCTTTGGAATTCTTATCGTTTCAACTACAAAGGGGGTTATGAGTCAGGTTGAGGCGAGAGAAATGGGTTTGGGGGGTGTCCTACTTGCTTATGTCTACTGA
- the rplX gene encoding 50S ribosomal protein L24, translating to MQPRKQRRWIYKTSKLHQRHKLLHATLSEELREKYKKRSARVCKGDKVRVMRGDFAGHEGKVLEVDMKNCRIIVDGVTTTKVNGTEVPVPIHPSNVMIISFGEIDDVRKRILER from the coding sequence ATGCAGCCAAGAAAACAGAGGAGATGGATTTATAAAACTTCGAAGCTCCATCAAAGGCATAAATTGCTACATGCGACACTTTCAGAAGAGCTCAGGGAAAAATACAAGAAGAGGTCCGCAAGGGTTTGTAAGGGAGACAAAGTAAGGGTTATGCGTGGTGATTTCGCCGGCCATGAGGGAAAGGTGCTTGAAGTTGACATGAAAAACTGCAGAATAATAGTTGATGGTGTAACGACAACAAAGGTAAACGGAACAGAAGTTCCGGTTCCGATTCATCCTTCAAACGTGATGATCATAAGCTTTGGTGAAATTGACGACGTAAGAAAGAGGATCTTGGAGAGGTGA
- a CDS encoding 30S ribosomal protein S17 gives MRNIGIEVKPPEGTCNDERCPFHGTLPIRGQILSGKVIKVYGKTAVVERELIKYVPKYERYMRKRSRLHAHNPDCIRAKPGDVVRIGECRPISKTKSFVILEVIK, from the coding sequence ATGAGAAATATTGGCATAGAGGTTAAACCGCCTGAAGGAACCTGCAACGATGAAAGGTGCCCGTTTCATGGAACTCTGCCGATAAGAGGGCAGATTTTAAGTGGTAAAGTAATTAAAGTATACGGAAAAACTGCTGTAGTTGAAAGGGAGCTTATAAAATACGTTCCGAAATACGAACGTTATATGAGAAAGCGTTCAAGACTTCATGCTCATAATCCGGACTGCATAAGAGCAAAGCCCGGAGATGTTGTTCGAATTGGCGAGTGCAGACCCATAAGTAAGACTAAAAGTTTTGTAATTTTAGAGGTGATCAAATGA
- a CDS encoding 30S ribosomal protein S14 has translation MTKTRTKKFGRGANQCKRCGRKRGLVRKYGIYLCRQCFRETAMDLGFKKFW, from the coding sequence ATGACCAAAACTAGAACGAAAAAATTCGGTCGCGGGGCTAATCAGTGTAAGAGATGTGGCAGAAAGAGAGGCTTGGTGAGAAAATACGGCATTTACCTCTGCAGGCAATGCTTTAGAGAGACTGCAATGGACCTTGGATTTAAGAAGTTTTGGTGA